From Paenibacillus sp. PvR098:
ATCTGCGAGACGCCCAGCTGCGTCGCGATGGTGCGCTGCGATTGGCCTTCCACATAAGCGAGCTGCAGCACCTTTTGCTCCTCCGGCTTCAGACGCACAAGCGCTTCTTGCAGAGCGAGCCGAGTTTCCACTCGCGCGTAGGCGTCGCTCGGGCTGCCGATGACATCTCCGATCGTGGAGCCGCTATCATCACTCGATAAAGGAGTATCCAGCGATACGTAGTGATAGTAATCGCGGCCAGCGAGAATTTCAATTGTCTCCTCCACCGACAACTCCATCTCCGAAGCGATTTCGTCCACGTTAGGCGAACGCTCAAGTCGAACGGTAAGCCTGTCGATCACCTGCTGGATTTGATTTCCTTTTTCCTTAATACGCCTAGGCACTTGAACGTACCACGATTTATCGCGCAAATAATTTTTCATATGCCCGATCACGCTCTTCATCATATAAGCCTCAAATTGAACGCCCATTGATAAGTCAAACTGCTTCAGCAGCTTAAGCACGGACATTTGCCCCACTTGGAACAGGTCTTCAAACAGATCGGGGCGATTGCGTGACATTTTGCCTGCTGCCATCTTGACCATAGGCTCGTACTCCTGAAGCAGGACCGTTGCCGTCTCGTTACATCCGGTTTGTTGATAGATTATGATGAGCTCCTCAGCGCTCGTGTTTGCAAATCGCTCCGAATTCATTCTCATACCATTTCCTCGCTCCTGGAGACTCGCTTGGTCAGTATGACCTCGGTGCCGACGCCGGTAATCACTTCTACCTCGTCCATTAGCGCCTGCATTAAATAAATGCCAAGTCCGCCCACGTTGATTTCATTCAGCGTTTTTTCATGCAGCGACCCGGCTCGACTTACTTTTTCATTAAAGTCGAAGCTTGGACCATGATCCTTGATAATTATCCGCAGTCCGTCCTCAATGCGTTCAAAACTCACCTCCATCTGTCCAGAGATACCCGGATCGTAAGCATGCACTACTGCATTATTGCAAGCTTCCGCTACCGCCACCTTCATATCCTCAATTTCTTCGTAGCTAAATCCAAGCTTGGAGCTAATCCCGTAAAGCGTCAAGCGCACCAAATCTATGTATTCAGCCTCAGCAGGAAGTGTCAAAGAAACAACATGGGCTTCAAGTTTCATACGTCGCTCCTATCCTTTCAAATCGTTTATGGTCTTGCCCGTTGATGCCTCGCCCGCTTCAT
This genomic window contains:
- a CDS encoding sigma-70 family RNA polymerase sigma factor → MRMNSERFANTSAEELIIIYQQTGCNETATVLLQEYEPMVKMAAGKMSRNRPDLFEDLFQVGQMSVLKLLKQFDLSMGVQFEAYMMKSVIGHMKNYLRDKSWYVQVPRRIKEKGNQIQQVIDRLTVRLERSPNVDEIASEMELSVEETIEILAGRDYYHYVSLDTPLSSDDSGSTIGDVIGSPSDAYARVETRLALQEALVRLKPEEQKVLQLAYVEGQSQRTIATQLGVSQMSVSRIQKRALDKLKNYFEETDSGRQNA
- the rsbW gene encoding anti-sigma B factor RsbW, producing MKLEAHVVSLTLPAEAEYIDLVRLTLYGISSKLGFSYEEIEDMKVAVAEACNNAVVHAYDPGISGQMEVSFERIEDGLRIIIKDHGPSFDFNEKVSRAGSLHEKTLNEINVGGLGIYLMQALMDEVEVITGVGTEVILTKRVSRSEEMV